The Streptomyces tubercidicus DNA segment CCGCCGCCGACATGCGGCAGGTCGCCCGGCTCGATATGAAGACCGCCGATGACGCGGTGCGCCGGTACGCCAATGACCTCGTCGCGCGCGGGGACACGCGGCTGGGTGCCACGACCGGGGAGATTCTGCGCACGCTGACCTCGTTCTCCCAGAGGCTGGCGCGGGAGCCGCTGCACGGGGCCGAGGGCAAGGAATTCAACGACGCCGCCCTGTCCATGTATCTGAGAATGACCGCGACAGGCGACGTGAGCTGGCGGCAGCTGACCACGGCGCTGGTGGCCGCTCTGGACGGGGACGTGTCCGGCTTTGATCGCCTTGACGCCGCGGGGGCCGGTGAGGGCGGTGGCGAGGAGCCGACGCCGCAGGAGAAGCAAGCCGACGAAAACGAGGCCGTGAGCATGCCGGCGGTGCTCTGCCTGGACTCGCCGTCCGCGCCGAAGTCCCCCAAGGCGATGCTCAACACCGCCGACGCGTTCGCCAAGCAGTCACCGCTCTTCGGCCGTTTCCTCGCCTGGCAGATGATCGACTGCGCCACGTGGCCGCTCGCCCCCACCGGTGCGGCCGCGCCGGTCAAGGCGCCCGGCGCGCCACCGGTGCTACTGGTGTCGTACACCGACGATGCGGTCACCCCCCTCGCGAACGCGCAGGCCGTGCACCGGCAGTTGGCCCACAGCTCGCTCCTCATACGCAAGGGCCACGGGCACTCGGCCTACGCCACGGACCCGCCGTCCACCTGCACCGATCGCGCCGTCGACAGGTATCTGGTCGGCGGGAAGCTGCCGGGCCAGGTCGAAAACTGCTCGGCTTGAGGCGGGGCGCGGCGCCGATACGTCCGGCGTTCCGCACCCCGACGGTCGCTGTGTCCGACACAGCACGGAACGACCGGAGCCGATCTCCGCTGAGCCTCAGTCGAGGTACTCCACCTTGATCGGTGCGGTGTTGTTGTCCTGGTCCGGGTCGCTGGGATCGGACGCTACGGATATGGATCCCTGGGCGCCCTCGACCCGCTTGTCGACGCGGACCCGCAGGGTCGGGCTGGTCATCTTGGGTTCGGGGCACTCCACCGGCCCGTCATCGCCCTCGGCGTAGGTGCAGAAGAGGAATTCGCTCGGATCCCCGTCGCGAGGGCCCTCCAGGCTCATGCCCTCGGGCAGGGTCAGCCGTGTGGCGCCCTGGTAGGGGGCGTCCGAGCCCAGTACATCGACGTCGACCACCTGGCCCACCTTGCCCTTGATGGTGAACCCCGTGGCGTGCCGGTCACGGATCTCGGTGGTGACGAACTCCA contains these protein-coding regions:
- a CDS encoding alpha/beta hydrolase; translated protein: MPLARRSKALSAGVLAVTTMVVAVGGAGGAAALQSDHAKARNASVPVLPARFTQQKVHWTHCDADVTAKALPGAQCGWVKVPVDYAAPDGKTVNLRVSRVQAKDQRHRLGSLFFNPGGPGAGGAAHVASGNWPAGEQARARYDLVGFDPRGIGGSGQIKCPDGMAEGPEATPRTESEGERTFADATRQARACQQASGPVLAHMDSVSVARDLDVLRTVLGDAKLNYTGVSYGTFLGQQYMKLFPGKVGRMVLDGVVNPAADMRQVARLDMKTADDAVRRYANDLVARGDTRLGATTGEILRTLTSFSQRLAREPLHGAEGKEFNDAALSMYLRMTATGDVSWRQLTTALVAALDGDVSGFDRLDAAGAGEGGGEEPTPQEKQADENEAVSMPAVLCLDSPSAPKSPKAMLNTADAFAKQSPLFGRFLAWQMIDCATWPLAPTGAAAPVKAPGAPPVLLVSYTDDAVTPLANAQAVHRQLAHSSLLIRKGHGHSAYATDPPSTCTDRAVDRYLVGGKLPGQVENCSA